One Thermodesulfobacteriota bacterium genomic window, GAGCACAATGATATGGTGGCCAGGCTCCAGAAGGGCGATAACGTAATCACCAACGGCGGCCTGCACGGCAGGGTCACGAGCGTGGGGGATGAGACGGTAACGGTCGAAGTGGCCGACGGCGTCAGGGTCAAGGTGACAAGGGATGCCGTGGCCGCGAGAAAGCCCACGCCATCGACCTGATGCTGCGCGGGGGAATAAGAATAAACCACGGCGGAGTGTTCAGTTAATGAAGAGCATATTCTGGCGGCTTGTGATGCTCGGCGGGTTTACCCTGCTGGCGCTGATACTGTTCCTGCCGTCCACTAAATTCGCGAAGAGCCTGCCGTCCTTCTGGGCCGACAACATCCCGAAGATAGTCCTCGGGCTGGACCTCCAGGGCGGCATGCACCTCGTGCTGGACGTGGACCAGGACGAGGCCGTCGAGAACTATACCGGGAGGCTCGCCGAGGCGATCGAGGCCCTTTTCAAAAAGGAGGGCACCCCCTTTACGAGCATAAAGAGTAAGGGCGCTTCGGGTGTGGAGGTGGCCTACGCCGGCGACGATACGGCCATAAGGGAGCTTATAGGGGACGAGTATCCGCTCCTGGACGCGCCGACGGCCGAGGAGGGAAGACTCCTCTTCAGCCTGAATGAGGCCGAGGTCAGGAGGGTCAGGGACTGGGCGACTACCCAGGCGCTGGAAACCATAAGGAACAGGATAGACAAGTTCGGCGTGACCGAGCCGCTCATCCAGCGCCAGGGAGAGCGCGAGCTGCTGATCCAGCTCCCGGGCTTGAAGGACCCCGAGCGGGCGCTCGAACTCATAGGCAGGACAGCCGTACTCGAGTTCAAGGTCCTCGACGAGAAGAACGACCCCTACGAGGCCGTCGATACCGGCATAGTGCCCTTCGGCTCGGAGCTGCTCTACCAGAGGGTGTACGACAGCGCGAGCGGGGCCGTCCTCGAGGAGAGGCCCTACCTGGTGAAGAGCGCCACGCTCCTTACGGGCGACCTCCTCTCCGACGCGCGCGTGGCCTTCGACTCCCAGTTCAACGAGCCCTACGTCTCCCTTACCTTCGACTCCAACGGCGCGCGTATCTTCGAGAGGATAACCGAGAAGTATAAGGGCAAGAGGCTCGCAATAGTGCTCGACGGCAAAGTCCACTCCGCCCCGGTCATAAGGGAGAGGATAGCCGGCGGCAGGGCGCAGATAAGCGGGAGCTTCGCCTACGAGGAGGCGACCGACCTGGCGATAGTGCTCCGGGCCGGGGCCCTTCCGGCGTCGGTCAATATCCTGCAGAACGTGACCGTGGGCCCCACGCTCGGCAGGGACTCCATCGAGGCGGGTATAAAGGCCGTAGTACTCGGGGGCCTTCTGGTCCTGGCCTTCATGATATTCTACTACAGGGTCTCGGGCGTCATAGCGGACGTGGCAATGGTCCTTAACCTGATAATGCTGCTGGGGGCC contains:
- the yajC gene encoding preprotein translocase subunit YajC; amino-acid sequence: MIYFFPVTLAYAEGGAAPAAAGFASMVPLLILFAIFYFLLIRPQQKKAKEHNDMVARLQKGDNVITNGGLHGRVTSVGDETVTVEVADGVRVKVTRDAVAARKPTPST
- the secD gene encoding protein translocase subunit SecD, producing the protein MKSIFWRLVMLGGFTLLALILFLPSTKFAKSLPSFWADNIPKIVLGLDLQGGMHLVLDVDQDEAVENYTGRLAEAIEALFKKEGTPFTSIKSKGASGVEVAYAGDDTAIRELIGDEYPLLDAPTAEEGRLLFSLNEAEVRRVRDWATTQALETIRNRIDKFGVTEPLIQRQGERELLIQLPGLKDPERALELIGRTAVLEFKVLDEKNDPYEAVDTGIVPFGSELLYQRVYDSASGAVLEERPYLVKSATLLTGDLLSDARVAFDSQFNEPYVSLTFDSNGARIFERITEKYKGKRLAIVLDGKVHSAPVIRERIAGGRAQISGSFAYEEATDLAIVLRAGALPASVNILQNVTVGPTLGRDSIEAGIKAVVLGGLLVLAFMIFYYRVSGVIADVAMVLNLIMLLGAMAYFNATLTLPGIAGIILTIGMGVDSNVLIFERIKEELRAGRTPRSAVDAGYDKAWWTIVDSHVTTLITAAVLFQFGSGPIKGFAVSLSLGILINLFTALVGTKVAFDIQNLKLKVKSLSI